CCGGGGTTGTTGTCTTGTGGCGTTGAAATGCCGTCTACTTCGGGGTAATAAGGTTTGACACCGCCTGGATCGCTAGGTTCCCACTTAACAGTTCCTTTGCCTGATGATATTGCATACCGAATGCCATCCATGTGGTGGTTCCAAATATCACTTGGTTCGTTGGTAGTTTTTCCTTCCCTGTCTATCTTCCAAAGATAATTTCTATATTCTTTTAGGGTATTAACACTTCTTTTGGTTATAAATATCTTCTGATCTTGGACTAATTGAATACCCTGATTAACAGAGTCCTTGCCTTTGGTACTCGGGAAAATAGGTACTCCGAAGCTGGCAATCTCATCAATGCTTTTGGGTTCTGCTGAATCGGCAATAACCGAACCTCTGTCTAAGTTGAGGAACAATTCGGATATTTGCCTGTTTGATAATCCCTTTTGGTGAATTACTTCATCAATGACATAAGAATCGTTCCATTTGTAAATTGCATCGGCGGCACTTGGATCGATACTGTAGCCAAAATCCAAGCCATACTTCTCAAGTCTTGCCTCCTCAGGTACTTGGTCTATGATTTTCCAGCCTGTATAAATGCGTCCCTCAAGTTCTCCTAGCTGACCTAACCCATATACTTGCCACCACGCGCGGTTATTTCTATGTGATTCAATCTCAGCAACTGTAATAGGGTCTAAAGCCTCATTATCTTTGTAAGTTAAGGTAATAAAGTCAACATCTTCCCTAACGCCAAGTATTTCTGTGTAAAACCAAAACTCTGCTGTGGGGTTCCAATCAAGCCAGACAATCTCTCTTGTCCTGACCATTAACTGGTCAACAATGTTGTAAGCCATATTGTTACCCTCATTAACAAACAACACGTCACGTCTTGCGCCGTGAGCCTTAGAATATGTATCAAACGTAGCAAACTCTAATCTATTACCTGTCTCAAATGTATAAACGTGCTTAGTGTCGTGCCACAGACTATCTTTCCAATACCCCCTATCTTTCATTATGTTTTGGAAATCAATCATTGCCCCCTTTTGCAGATGCGGATAAGACTCGGAAGTTACTGTTGCTAATTTGTTTACATTCCTTGAAGACTGACAATAATCAATTAACCAAATTAGTATTGACATGGTTTTGGAAGCGGCAGTACCTCCGGCAACGGCTCTTATTCTCT
The sequence above is drawn from the Candidatus Curtissbacteria bacterium genome and encodes:
- a CDS encoding terminase large subunit, which codes for MDQNLQKNNIVDTTATHKIFELRKRIRAVAGGTAASKTMSILIWLIDYCQSSRNVNKLATVTSESYPHLQKGAMIDFQNIMKDRGYWKDSLWHDTKHVYTFETGNRLEFATFDTYSKAHGARRDVLFVNEGNNMAYNIVDQLMVRTREIVWLDWNPTAEFWFYTEILGVREDVDFITLTYKDNEALDPITVAEIESHRNNRAWWQVYGLGQLGELEGRIYTGWKIIDQVPEEARLEKYGLDFGYSIDPSAADAIYKWNDSYVIDEVIHQKGLSNRQISELFLNLDRGSVIADSAEPKSIDEIASFGVPIFPSTKGKDSVNQGIQLVQDQKIFITKRSVNTLKEYRNYLWKIDREGKTTNEPSDIWNHHMDGIRYAISSGKGTVKWEPSDPGGVKPYYPEVDGISTPQDNNPGGVEW